GAACTGGTTGACCAGCGCCGGCAGCACCCGCCGCACCCCCTGGGGCACGACGATCAGCTTCATGCCCTGGCCATAGCTCATGCTCAGCGCGCGGCAGGCTTCCATCTGGCCGCGGTCGACGCTCTGGATGCCCGAACGGAAGATCTCGCCGATATAGGCACCCGCAATCAGGCTGAGCGCCATGATCCCCAGCGGATAGGGCGACGGCCCGAACAGTTCGCGACCGATGCGGGCAAATCCCTGACCGATCAAAAGGATCGTGACGATTGCCGGGAGGCCCCGGAAGATATCGGTATAGACGCGCGCCGGAATGCGCAGCCACGGCGAGCGGGAAATGCCCATGATCGCCAGCACCATACCGATGATCACGCCGAAGACGGTGGAGGCCGCAGCGAGGATCAGGGTATTTTTCAGGCCGACCGCGATCATGGTCGGCAGCACCTCGGCCATCGCGTTCCAGTCGAGGAAACTGCGACGCAGATTTTCAAGCCAGTTCATCAAGCTCTTCCTTGAAATGCGGGGCCCGGCAGCAAGCCGCCGGGCCGAACGGGATCACTTGGGAAGATATTCAGCCGGCATCGGCGAGCCGGGGAACCATTTCTCGTAAAGGGTCTTCCAGGTGCCATCCTGCATGGCTTCGTGCAGCCCCTTGTTCAGGGCTTCACGGAAGGCGTCGTTGCCCTTGCGGATCACGAAACCGGCCGGAGCGTCGAAGCTCGGAATGTTGACGGTGACCTTCAGATCCGTGTACCGGGCGGTATAGTCCTTGGCTGCCTCGTAATCGAGGAAGTGAGCGTCGATGGTGCCATTGTTGAGAGCGACGACAGCAGAGTTGTTATCGGGGAACTTGACCAGATCGGCGCCGGTGAAGTTCTTCTGGGCATAGATTTCCTGCAACGTGCCCTGAACGACGCCGAGGCGCTTGCCTTTCAGCCCTTCCGCGTCAGTGATCTTCGCATCCGGCGTCAGCACCGAGAGATAGCCGGCCAGATAACCGTCGGAAAAGTCGATGGTCTGCTTGCGCTTCTCGGTCGTGCCGATCGCGGCAACCGCAACGTCGAAACGGCCGTTCGCGACGGAAGGCATCAATGCCGAGAATTCCTGACCGGTGAATACGACCTGATCCTTCTTGTAGCCGATACGCTCGGCGACGTTCAGGAACAGTTCGATGTCGAAGCCGGTAAAGTTGCCGTCAGCGGTAGTGAACGTATAGGGCTTGGCATCGCCCATCGTGCCGACGCTGATGATCTTCGGATCGATCAGGCCATAGGGATTGTCCTCCGCGAGTGCCGTCGCGGCCGTGACGCCGGTGAAGGATAGAGCCAGCGCGAGCATGGCAGCGCGCATCCGGCCTATCGGAGAAGATGTATTTTCGAAAAATTTCATGTGCTTGTTCTCCTGCTCTGGTGGTCTCGTCTGCGACGTTTTTGGGCGCAAGGGTCCCATCCGGACGGTGACCGAGGCCAGCCGTCCGGCCCATGCTCGTCGCATATGCCGGGGATTCCGTTTTGATTATGAGACCGGTCTCTTTTTAATTTGAGACCGGTCTCATCCAGTTTTGACAATTGTTATATTCGCATTTGCCAGTCGTCAATATCTCTTGTAAGGCTAATGTCATGGAACAGAGTCCGGCCAGATCTTCCTCCGTTACGGTCGCCGATGTCGCTCGCGAGGCGGGCGTTTCGAAGGCAACCGCGGCGCGTGTTTTGGGAGGTTACGGCACCGTCAGCGCCAAGGTCCGCGAGGCGGTG
The window above is part of the Rhizobium sp. ACO-34A genome. Proteins encoded here:
- a CDS encoding amino acid ABC transporter substrate-binding protein, with the protein product MKFFENTSSPIGRMRAAMLALALSFTGVTAATALAEDNPYGLIDPKIISVGTMGDAKPYTFTTADGNFTGFDIELFLNVAERIGYKKDQVVFTGQEFSALMPSVANGRFDVAVAAIGTTEKRKQTIDFSDGYLAGYLSVLTPDAKITDAEGLKGKRLGVVQGTLQEIYAQKNFTGADLVKFPDNNSAVVALNNGTIDAHFLDYEAAKDYTARYTDLKVTVNIPSFDAPAGFVIRKGNDAFREALNKGLHEAMQDGTWKTLYEKWFPGSPMPAEYLPK